In one window of Helianthus annuus cultivar XRQ/B chromosome 17, HanXRQr2.0-SUNRISE, whole genome shotgun sequence DNA:
- the LOC110925324 gene encoding eukaryotic translation initiation factor 5B-like, with protein sequence MILDHAYPNLIRDEENDLLGLSHMDNDSIRALAKYHPKHPKPTKSAELFGAIKDGNYQDPDPENHEHWRNAEERKEKGYEEELKILKGFISKRSEWFVKEEKKKSRKTTPNVKSGEESSSHPKKKQKKASSMSLIDEPDEDVPATNVEKEQDVTAAENIIINEDLFTTDTDFVENVVQTVTSDIQKEKVIDDIEGDDVDKDTTSSSSSSDDEVVDEIERERRMREEAEKEKLIKKRKRQEQEDAPYVPSQEHVTESQSTPKVRRKTGGRKKTTPKIRISKKPQKVVQKKQPEVEHQKPPTPPRESTPPQSPIHQSPPRQPTPPQQSSSPRLPTPPNQPLPTPQPTPPPQQPFMSSQDIFGTPLLSQLQHGSSSRGLQTPQDNLLDVGEFDFANNSQVLKLEKKIENVIAENKRLAAENKKAADREKLLVNRVQELEKKVEADQSEIDILKVRVSELEEEKNRRDAQNEYFELKHKELNEAKRAKDHELYMLHKVVESMLGSSVEDKFEELQVAEVRAERQAEVERQMKDKGKGVEGSSAVPVLALVPSMFTENPEPISAVSGLFEDETHMHELIGDSSDEDGDENEENDEDEEDDFVFSASSHSSKGNDDDDAAGDSGFRVTEVANEKAVDDLMNDTVNEESSEASGKGESDKTQIVEHSEPLFLRLDVYREMLKDVNLEIPFDLEEDLESFDINKQKDYKYDYVEDADQDDRIEVEDCSDSEDVPEDTSKLPTLMEFFAAENREALRQKVTEAVNENVFENLKKDAETESQSNVEKEDRSKWFKDSNERKFKRPLKFFQRDRTISLGDIIS encoded by the coding sequence ATGATATTGGATCATGCTTATCCAAATTTGATTAGAGATGAAGAAAATGATTTGTTGGGGTTATCGCACATGGATAATGATTCTATTAGGGCGTTAGCCAAATATCATCCAAAACATCCGAAGCCGACTAAATCTGCTGAACTATTTGGAGCTATCAAAGATGGTAACTATCAGGATCCTGATCCTGAGAATCATGAGCATTGGAGAAACGCggaagaaagaaaagagaaagGTTATGAAGAAGAGCTAAAGATACTTAAAGGTTTCATATCTAAGAGAAGTGAATGGTTCgtaaaagaagaaaagaagaagtcAAGGAAAACTACTCCTAATGTGAAATCAGGCGAAGAATCTTCTTCACATccgaaaaagaaacaaaagaaagcatCTTCAATGTCTTTGATTGATGAGCCTGATGAAGATGTTCCTGCTACAAATGTTGAAAAGGAACAAGATGTGACTGCTGCTGAAAACATAATTATTAATGAAGACTTGTTTACAACTGATACAGACTTTGTTGAAAATGTTGTGCAGACTGTCACTTCAGATATTCagaaagagaaagtgattgaTGATATTGAAGGTGATGATGTTGACAAAGACACGACTAGTTCTTCCAGTTCCTCAGATGATGAAGTTGTGGATGAGATTGAACGTGAAAGAAGGATGAGAGAAGAGGCAGAGAAAGAAAAGTTGATCAAGAAGAGAAAGAGGCAAGAACAGGAGGATGCTCCTTATGTTCCGTCACAAGAGCATGTCACAGAATCTCAATCAACTCCAAAAGTTAGAAGAAAAACTGGTGGTCGTAAGAAAACAACTCCAAAGATCCGAATTTCTAAGAAACCTCAGAAGGTTGTGCAGAAAAAGCAACCTGAAGTAGAACATCAAAAGCCTCCAACACCTCCACGTGAATCTACACCTCCACAATCACCCATTCACCAATCTCCACCTAGACAGCCTACACCACCACAACAATCATCTTCACCAAGACTTCCTACACCCCCAAATCAACCATTACCTACTccacaaccaacaccaccaccacaacaacctttCATGTCTTCACAAGATATTTTCGGTACTCCTCTACTCTCACAGTTACAACATGGTTCTTCAAGTAGAGGTTTGCAGACACCACAAGATAATTTGTTAGACGTTGGTGAGTTTGACTTTGCAAATAATTCGCAAGTGTTAAAATTGGAGAAGAAAATAGAGAATGTGATTGCAGAAAACAAGAGGTTGGCAGCTGAGAACAAGAAGGCAGCTGATAGAGAAAAACTGCTTGTAAATCGTGTTCAGGAGTTAgaaaagaaagttgaagctgATCAATCTGAGATTGATATTCTGAAGGTTCGTGTGTctgaacttgaagaagaaaagaacaGACGTGATGCACAGAATGAATACTTTGAGTTGAAACATAAAGAGCTGAATGAAGCGAAAAGAGCAaaagatcatgagttgtatatgTTACACAAAGTGGTTGAAAGTATGTTGGGATCATCTGTAGAAGATAAGTTTGAAGAGCTACAGGTTGCTGAAGTTCGTGCTGAACGTCAAGCAGAGGTTGAACGACAGATGAAGGATAAGGGTAAAGGAGTTGAAGGAAGCTCGGCTGTGCCCGTATTGGCTCTAGTACCTTCAATGTTTACAGAGAATCCTGAGCCTATCTCTGCAGTTTCTGGATTGTTTGAAGATGAAACTCATATGCATGAATTGATTGGTGATAGTAGTGATGAAGATGGTGATGAAAATGAAGagaatgatgaagatgaagaagatgacttTGTATTCTCCGCAAGCAGTCATAGTTCAAAAGGtaacgatgatgatgatgctgcagGAGATTCTGGTTTTAGAGTTACAGAAGTTGCAAATGAAAAAGCCGTTGATGATCTGATGAACGACACAGTAAATGAAGAAAGTAGTGAAGCTTCGGGAAAGGGGGAGTCGGATAAGACGCAGATAGTAGAACACTCTGAACCTTTGTTCTTACGTTTAGATGTGTATAGGGAGATGTTGAAAGATGTAAATCTCGAGATTCCATTTGATCTTGAAGAAGATTTGGAATCATTTGATATAAATAAACAGAAAGATTACAAGTATGattatgttgaagatgctgatcAAGATGATAGAATTGAAGTAGAGGATTGTTCTGATAGTGAAGATGTTCCTGAAGATACATCAAAACTTCCAACTTTAATGGAGTTCTTCGCAGCAGAAAACAGAGAAGCGTTGCGacaaaaggtgactgaagctgtGAATGAAAATGTGTTTGAAAACTTGAAGAAAGATGCTGAAacagaaagtcaatcaaatgTTGAAAAAGAAGATCGTTCTAAGTGGTTTAAAGACAGCAATGAGAGAAAGTTCAAAAggcctttgaagtttttccaacgTGATAGAACTATTTCTCTTGGTGATATTATAAGTTAG